A section of the Bradyrhizobium oligotrophicum S58 genome encodes:
- a CDS encoding NUDIX hydrolase — protein sequence MADAAAVRPASTVLLLRDSATAREIEVFMMVRHHQIEFNSGALVFPGGSVDKGDQEIAGKPELYAGDEGLAAEALGFRIAGVRETFEESGILLARPRRSETLIDAAAAREIEAAHRLALCEGKVSFLEVLEAHGLVLALDTLVAYAHWITPEGMPKRFDTWFFLAAAPPDQLGAHDGRESTDSVWVSPREALAGGEDGRFKLPFPTTRNLIRLGKQPAVADALAGARGMDIVTVMPVMTKTADGGRQLRIPREAGYDGEVFEFGAAG from the coding sequence ATGGCTGACGCTGCCGCCGTCCGTCCCGCTTCGACCGTGCTGCTGCTGCGCGATAGCGCAACCGCACGCGAGATCGAGGTGTTCATGATGGTGCGTCACCATCAGATCGAGTTCAACTCGGGCGCCCTGGTATTTCCGGGTGGCAGCGTCGACAAAGGCGATCAGGAGATCGCCGGCAAGCCGGAGCTCTACGCCGGCGACGAAGGGCTCGCGGCCGAGGCGCTCGGCTTTCGCATCGCCGGGGTGCGTGAGACGTTCGAGGAGAGCGGCATCCTGCTGGCGCGGCCGCGCCGCTCGGAGACGCTGATCGATGCTGCCGCTGCGCGCGAGATCGAGGCGGCGCATCGCCTCGCGCTGTGCGAGGGCAAGGTCAGCTTCCTCGAGGTCCTCGAGGCACATGGCCTGGTGCTGGCGCTCGATACGCTGGTGGCCTATGCGCATTGGATCACGCCCGAGGGCATGCCGAAGCGCTTCGACACCTGGTTCTTTCTGGCGGCGGCCCCGCCGGACCAGCTCGGTGCCCATGATGGCCGGGAATCGACCGACTCCGTCTGGGTCTCGCCGCGCGAGGCGCTGGCCGGCGGAGAGGACGGCCGTTTCAAGCTGCCGTTCCCGACCACCCGTAACCTGATCCGCCTAGGCAAGCAGCCGGCGGTGGCAGACGCCCTGGCGGGAGCGCGGGGCATGGACATCGTGACGGTGATGCCGGTCATGACCAAGACCGCCGACGGCGGCCGTCAGCTGCGCATTCCGCGCGAGGCGGGCTATGATGGGGAGGTGTTCGAGTTTGGTGCTGCAGGTTAA
- a CDS encoding dihydrodipicolinate synthase family protein: MKLTAAAKGTFAIAPTPFHDDGRIDEASIDRLVDFYAEAGCDGITVLGIMGEAPKLDAAESEQVAVRFAKRAKNLQIIVGVSAPGFATMRSLALKSMDAGAAGVMIAPPPSLRTDDQITGYFKQAQEAIGTDIPWVLQDYPLTLSVQFTPAVIRKIVMDSPSCVMLKHEDWPGLEKISGLRGFQKDGSLRPLSILCGNGGLFLDFEMERGADGAMTGYAFPEMLVDVVKLSQAGKRDAAHDLFDAHLPLVRYEQQPGAGLAVRKYVLQKRGAIASSAQRKPASGISGAAKAEVDYLLSRVARYDARANLQPRATAAE; this comes from the coding sequence ATGAAACTCACCGCCGCTGCCAAGGGCACCTTCGCGATTGCGCCGACCCCGTTCCATGATGACGGCCGCATCGACGAGGCCTCGATCGACCGGCTGGTCGATTTCTATGCCGAGGCCGGCTGCGACGGCATCACCGTGCTGGGCATCATGGGCGAGGCGCCGAAGCTGGACGCCGCTGAATCCGAGCAGGTCGCGGTGCGCTTTGCCAAGCGCGCCAAGAACCTGCAGATCATCGTCGGCGTGTCCGCGCCGGGTTTTGCGACCATGCGCTCGCTGGCGCTGAAGTCGATGGATGCCGGCGCTGCCGGCGTGATGATCGCGCCGCCGCCGAGCCTGCGCACCGATGATCAGATCACCGGCTATTTCAAGCAGGCCCAGGAGGCGATCGGCACTGATATTCCGTGGGTGCTGCAGGATTATCCGCTGACGCTGAGCGTCCAGTTCACGCCAGCGGTGATCCGCAAGATCGTCATGGACAGCCCGTCCTGCGTGATGCTGAAGCACGAGGATTGGCCGGGCCTCGAGAAGATCTCAGGCTTGCGCGGCTTCCAGAAGGACGGCTCGCTGCGGCCTTTGTCGATCCTGTGCGGCAATGGCGGCCTGTTCCTCGACTTCGAGATGGAACGCGGCGCCGACGGCGCCATGACCGGTTACGCCTTCCCGGAAATGCTGGTCGACGTCGTCAAGCTGTCGCAGGCCGGCAAGCGCGACGCCGCCCATGATCTGTTCGACGCGCATCTGCCGCTGGTGCGTTACGAGCAGCAGCCGGGGGCAGGGCTCGCCGTGCGCAAATACGTGCTGCAGAAGCGCGGCGCGATCGCCTCCAGCGCACAACGCAAGCCGGCCTCCGGCATCAGCGGGGCCGCAAAGGCAGAAGTCGACTATTTGCTGTCGCGCGTGGCGCGCTACGACGCTCGCGCCAATCTGCAACCTCGTGCGACCGCCGCGGAGTGA
- a CDS encoding PAS domain-containing protein, translating into MSKLPDLDTACSSLRSMTIGRMIFGSFLLLLAVITATSMASVIAIRHIDSTFAELQRLQGVGDLAEEIDQRMNELRLAARDFVTDPGSRSDRVMEAATELNALLKKTRLQLAPEQQATIDGVSQRLANYREGIDRISALIGHRAELLSGLPAAREGFEEAIAGLTERGTARALFQVQNQIGAALLARDPAGAEQAARSMRALPIEDSALRAAADRYAEVIIAIAGTEDEIARLDKEVLGIEGRLIGRVTELLRALSASQGKVLSRDFARTLAETKWQSIIFGTAGVLIGIFAASFVVRRTVRPLTSIARSIRALAAGEKATSIPQTDVQNEIGDIARAAEVFRQTLQDADAAREAAVRALAEQRLAEESYRKLFEASIDGIYVTTPSGLVLNANPALARIMGYESTSDLIQSVNDIADTIYVHPLARERYQRLMRRDGMVREFEYQVRRRNGEIRWLSDSATVVRDESGEVVRYEGVVRDITDQRRAEDAIAEGRRLLQQVIDTVPAVINVKDRELRYVLMNRYMAGIFNVEPEDALGRTTGELMSRYGASKTDSNDKRVLMTKAGLGFYEEEYLDSCSVMRQWLVNKLPLLDADGEVDKIVTVALDIGERKKSEQEMRKAKEAAETALRNLRETQASLIEAEKLAALGRMVAGVAHEVNNPVGISLTVASALERKTDRFSEEVKRGELRRSSLNEFIETSRSAAGQLVANLNRAAELIQSFKQVAADRNYSDQRTFDLADLTEQVVMSLRPGVRRQNLTVNVNCQPDLVMNSYPGPYGQVLTNLFLNAVAHAFPDGRSGVIEIQARESGRDNVEIIFSDNGCGMSLDVRRRAFDPFFTTRRDQGGTGLGLHIVYNIVTNRLGGRLDLDSEPGSGTRVRILLPRVAPLEQAAE; encoded by the coding sequence ATGAGTAAATTACCGGACCTCGACACGGCCTGCAGCAGCCTCCGATCCATGACGATCGGACGGATGATCTTTGGCAGCTTTCTGCTGCTGCTCGCCGTGATCACCGCGACCAGCATGGCGAGCGTGATCGCCATCCGTCACATCGATTCGACCTTTGCCGAACTGCAGCGGCTCCAAGGTGTCGGCGATCTCGCCGAGGAGATCGACCAGCGCATGAACGAGCTGCGGCTCGCGGCGCGCGATTTCGTCACCGACCCCGGCTCGCGCTCCGACCGCGTCATGGAGGCGGCCACCGAACTGAACGCGCTCTTGAAGAAGACGCGCCTGCAACTGGCGCCGGAGCAGCAGGCGACCATCGACGGCGTCTCCCAGCGGCTTGCGAACTACCGCGAAGGCATCGACCGGATCAGCGCGCTGATCGGCCACCGCGCCGAGCTGCTGTCCGGACTGCCGGCGGCGCGCGAGGGTTTCGAGGAGGCGATCGCGGGCCTGACCGAGCGTGGGACCGCGCGGGCGCTGTTCCAGGTGCAGAACCAGATCGGCGCCGCTCTCCTGGCGCGGGATCCAGCCGGCGCCGAGCAGGCGGCCCGCAGCATGCGCGCGCTGCCGATCGAGGACAGCGCGCTGCGCGCCGCAGCCGACCGCTACGCCGAGGTCATCATCGCCATTGCCGGTACCGAGGACGAGATCGCTCGGCTCGACAAGGAGGTTCTGGGTATCGAGGGGCGGCTGATCGGGCGCGTCACCGAGTTGCTGCGGGCCTTGAGCGCCAGCCAGGGCAAGGTGCTGTCGCGCGACTTCGCCCGCACCTTGGCCGAGACCAAATGGCAGAGCATCATCTTCGGAACGGCGGGTGTTCTGATCGGCATCTTCGCTGCGTCATTCGTGGTGCGTCGGACTGTGCGGCCGCTGACTTCGATCGCGCGCTCGATCCGGGCGCTGGCGGCGGGTGAGAAGGCGACGTCGATCCCGCAGACCGACGTCCAGAACGAGATCGGCGATATCGCGCGGGCCGCGGAAGTGTTCCGGCAGACGCTGCAGGATGCCGATGCGGCACGCGAAGCGGCGGTGCGCGCTTTGGCCGAGCAGCGGCTGGCGGAGGAGAGCTATCGCAAGCTGTTCGAGGCCTCGATTGACGGCATCTATGTGACCACCCCGAGCGGCCTCGTTCTCAATGCCAACCCGGCGCTCGCCCGCATCATGGGCTACGAGTCGACGAGCGACCTGATCCAGAGTGTCAACGACATCGCCGACACCATCTATGTCCATCCGCTGGCGCGGGAACGCTATCAACGGCTGATGCGGCGCGATGGCATGGTGCGTGAGTTCGAATACCAGGTGCGGCGGCGCAATGGCGAGATCCGCTGGCTGTCGGACAGCGCCACGGTCGTGCGCGACGAGAGCGGCGAGGTGGTCCGCTACGAAGGCGTCGTTCGCGACATCACCGATCAGAGGCGCGCCGAGGACGCGATCGCCGAAGGCCGCCGGCTGCTGCAGCAGGTCATCGACACCGTGCCGGCGGTGATCAACGTCAAGGATCGCGAGCTGCGCTACGTCCTGATGAACCGCTACATGGCCGGCATTTTCAACGTCGAGCCCGAGGATGCGCTGGGACGCACCACGGGCGAGCTGATGTCGCGCTATGGCGCGAGCAAGACCGACTCCAACGACAAGCGCGTGCTGATGACGAAGGCCGGCCTCGGCTTCTACGAGGAGGAGTACCTGGACTCGTGCAGCGTCATGCGGCAATGGCTGGTCAACAAGCTGCCGCTGCTGGACGCCGACGGCGAGGTCGACAAGATCGTGACGGTGGCGCTCGACATCGGCGAGCGCAAGAAGAGCGAGCAGGAGATGCGCAAGGCCAAGGAGGCCGCCGAGACCGCGCTCCGGAACCTGCGCGAGACCCAGGCCTCGCTGATCGAGGCCGAGAAGCTTGCCGCGCTCGGGCGCATGGTCGCCGGCGTCGCCCACGAGGTCAACAATCCCGTCGGCATCAGCCTGACCGTAGCTTCCGCGCTCGAGCGCAAGACCGACCGCTTCAGCGAGGAGGTCAAGCGTGGCGAGCTCAGGCGTTCGAGCCTCAACGAGTTTATCGAGACCAGCCGCAGCGCTGCCGGCCAGCTCGTCGCCAATCTCAACCGCGCCGCCGAACTGATCCAGTCGTTCAAGCAGGTCGCGGCGGATCGCAACTACTCCGACCAGCGCACCTTCGATCTGGCCGATCTCACCGAGCAGGTGGTGATGAGTCTGCGCCCGGGCGTGCGCAGACAGAACCTGACCGTCAACGTCAACTGCCAGCCCGACCTGGTCATGAACAGCTATCCCGGCCCCTACGGCCAGGTGCTGACCAACCTGTTTCTCAATGCCGTTGCGCACGCCTTTCCTGACGGAAGGAGCGGTGTGATCGAGATCCAGGCGCGCGAGTCCGGGCGCGACAATGTCGAGATCATCTTTTCCGACAATGGCTGCGGCATGTCGCTCGATGTCCGCCGTCGTGCCTTTGATCCGTTCTTCACGACGCGCCGCGATCAGGGCGGCACCGGCCTCGGCTTGCACATCGTCTACAACATCGTGACCAACCGGCTCGGCGGCCGGCTCGATCTCGATTCCGAGCCCGGCAGCGGAACGCGTGTCCGGATCCTTCTCCCGCGGGTCGCTCCGCTGGAGCAGGCGGCGGAGTAG
- a CDS encoding VOC family protein: protein MLNVTWDHIHLRSPDPEATANWLHDVLGGEIVRNAGRIDVKLGGASVFIAKVEPGDGVNAPPLTPYQGLDHFGLTVKDIDAVAAELKTKGVTFTTEPTTIRPGVRICFIRGPEGISIELLERDKKYA, encoded by the coding sequence ATGTTGAATGTCACGTGGGACCACATCCATCTCCGCAGCCCGGACCCGGAAGCGACCGCCAACTGGCTCCATGACGTTCTCGGCGGTGAGATCGTCCGCAATGCCGGCCGTATCGACGTCAAGCTCGGTGGCGCGAGCGTTTTCATTGCCAAGGTCGAGCCGGGCGACGGCGTCAATGCGCCGCCGCTGACGCCCTACCAGGGCCTCGATCATTTCGGCCTCACCGTGAAGGATATCGACGCTGTTGCCGCCGAGCTCAAGACCAAGGGCGTCACCTTCACGACCGAGCCGACCACGATCCGCCCCGGTGTTCGCATCTGCTTCATCCGCGGCCCCGAGGGCATCTCGATCGAGCTGCTGGAGCGCGACAAGAAATACGCCTGA